ggcacaggcTGAGCTTCACGTGGCTGTCCTGCCATCAGCCCTGGAACCAACAGGCTGTCCTCATACCAGGAAGGACACACAGCCTCAGTATGCCATCTCTTAAGCATTTATTAGATCCGCTGCCTTCTGTGGGCAGAGAACGCTCTAGCTCAGTGTCCCTGCCCTTGGGGACTCACAGCCCCGTCTCCtgagcagagagagaggcagCTCAGTACTTGTCAGGCAGGCCAGGAGGTCTGAAGTGGTTGGGGTCTTTGCCGCTCCGGCCCCATTCGTTGGCAAACTGGTCGGCCTTCGAGTCCTCCCGTACCTGGTCCCTGGTCATGCCCTTAAGCAGAGGGTCTGTGATTCCCTGAATATTCTCTCTGGCGTTACTGGAAAggaagagggcaggaggggatTAATCCAGGACTATGAGCCCCAGCCCTACCCTTCCCATCTCTCCTCTTTCCAAGGGATCAGTGACTCTGAGAGGAGCCCAGGAAAGAGGGGCCACAACCCTGAGGCTCCCCGGGCTCAGCCCACCTCAGCCCTGTGCTACGTGAACACACCCAGAGCGGGAGGGTGGAGAGTCGCCTGGCCCACCAGCCTCGCTCTGCTCCTCAGACACCCAGACCTCACACTGGGCGCAGAGCAGGAGGGTGGGCAAGAAGAGGGGGGCCCACAGCCCTACAGGAAAGTTCTCCAGGGCTCGGCCCCTCCAGGTTGTCCAAGGCAGCCAAGCTCTGCCCACCCATCCCTGCATCCCCAGGGACCCTGGTACCTGATCACTTTAGCAGCCCAGGCACCCCCTGGTCCCCTTTGGGCAGCGTCATAGTTTCCGCGGGCGTGGAAATACTTGTCTGCACCTTTGTAGTTGGCTTCCTTCATGTCTCTGTAGGCTCTCCACATGTCTTTAGCCcctgggaggaaaagaaaatgatgagatGAATGTGATTGTGTTTTGgtgaaagacagaaataaattatttcctgCCACTGATTCTAGGTTTCAGCCTTCAACTATGCCCTTGGAGATTATTATATTGGCTTGAAATGAATACTTCTCTACTTCTCACTTACTTCCCTGATCTGAAGTTGTGAGTATCACACTTGGTGCAAGTTTTATTCTGTTTGGTTTCATTCTAAGTCTGTTGGAACTTTGTTTCTGGAGGTGTGTGATGTGTGGGAAGAAGAGGTCGATGCTGTTTCTTTAGGGGATGTTTGCTTACACAATAAACCTCCACCTGGAAAGATGCAGGAAAGGCTCTGACCAGAGCTTGAGAGGAAGGACGATACTGAGAAAGGCTGTGAATATAGGATACTCCCAGCCTG
The nucleotide sequence above comes from Cervus canadensis isolate Bull #8, Minnesota chromosome 29, ASM1932006v1, whole genome shotgun sequence. Encoded proteins:
- the LOC122430882 gene encoding serum amyloid A protein-like — its product is MNLSTSIIFCFLILGVGSQRWGTFLKEAGQGAKDMWRAYRDMKEANYKGADKYFHARGNYDAAQRGPGGAWAAKVISNARENIQGITDPLLKGMTRDQVREDSKADQFANEWGRSGKDPNHFRPPGLPDKY